A region from the Candidatus Methylacidiphilales bacterium genome encodes:
- a CDS encoding HAD family phosphatase, whose amino-acid sequence MSHSIKIPDIGSFGADSGLIPLQACSDGFYKTGSNGVVSITATGDKKVEFIAFEKHTIAYVKSAMGYPAYYPVHPIRLERPVKAVLMDLDGTSVRSEDFWIWIIQMTTASLLGNPRFELEEADMPYVSGHSVSEHLKYCTKKYCPNKTVEEARDFYFQHTHHEMQEIMEGRGRENAFVPTEGVKEFLLELKSMGIKIGLVTSGLYEKAWPEILSAFKTLKMGDPLDFYDAVITAGFPLRKGVSAGTLGELSPKPHPWLYAETCRVGLGIEFKDRHSVIGIEDSGAGVCSIRLAGYTTIGIADGNIIESGTKGLCDHYCNNFNEILKVIKG is encoded by the coding sequence ATGAGTCATTCAATCAAAATTCCGGACATCGGTTCATTCGGCGCGGATTCCGGCCTCATTCCGTTGCAGGCTTGCAGCGACGGATTTTACAAAACCGGAAGCAATGGCGTCGTCTCCATTACGGCGACCGGCGATAAAAAAGTGGAGTTCATCGCCTTCGAAAAACATACGATCGCCTATGTCAAGTCGGCCATGGGTTATCCGGCCTATTATCCGGTCCACCCGATCCGCCTGGAAAGGCCCGTCAAAGCCGTGCTGATGGATTTGGACGGCACCAGCGTCCGCAGCGAAGACTTTTGGATTTGGATCATTCAAATGACCACCGCAAGCCTGCTTGGGAATCCGCGCTTTGAGCTGGAGGAAGCCGACATGCCCTATGTGTCCGGGCACAGCGTCTCGGAGCATTTGAAGTATTGCACCAAAAAGTATTGCCCCAATAAGACGGTGGAAGAGGCACGCGATTTTTATTTTCAGCATACCCACCATGAAATGCAGGAAATCATGGAAGGCCGCGGCAGGGAGAACGCCTTCGTGCCGACCGAGGGCGTGAAGGAATTCCTTCTGGAGCTGAAATCCATGGGGATCAAAATCGGCCTGGTAACATCCGGGCTTTACGAAAAAGCCTGGCCGGAAATCCTTTCGGCATTCAAGACCTTGAAGATGGGCGATCCCCTGGATTTTTACGACGCCGTCATCACCGCCGGTTTCCCGCTGCGCAAAGGCGTCAGCGCCGGAACCTTGGGCGAACTTTCCCCCAAGCCGCACCCCTGGCTCTATGCGGAAACCTGCCGGGTCGGATTGGGGATCGAGTTCAAGGACCGCCATTCCGTGATCGGCATCGAAGACAGCGGGGCCGGGGTCTGTTCCATCCGCCTTGCGGGCTACACCACCATCGGCATCGCCGACGGCAACATCATTGAAAGCGGCACCAAGGGGTTATGCGATCATTATTGCAATAACTTCAACGAAATCCTGAAGGTGATCAAAGGCTGA
- the rsmD gene encoding 16S rRNA (guanine(966)-N(2))-methyltransferase RsmD, which translates to MKSSGRIRVTTGSAGGLYLKVPPGFTSRPTQDRIKQAIFSSFAAKVPGAQVLDLYAGTGSLGIEALSRGAASATFVESNAAVCATLKENLEYCRLKGNIVCRDVPAYLAEGSGPAFDIILADPPYLKGKHEAVPSEMIRLLAGKLNPGGLLVWEHDSRNSWPAQTTLKLLKTTRYGETAVTYFELEG; encoded by the coding sequence ATGAAATCCTCCGGTCGCATCCGAGTCACCACCGGTTCCGCCGGCGGCCTGTATTTGAAAGTCCCGCCAGGTTTCACGTCCCGCCCGACCCAGGACCGCATCAAGCAGGCCATTTTTTCCAGCTTCGCCGCCAAAGTACCCGGCGCGCAGGTGCTCGACCTGTATGCGGGAACCGGATCGCTCGGCATCGAGGCGCTCAGCCGGGGCGCGGCTTCCGCCACCTTCGTTGAATCCAATGCGGCCGTTTGCGCGACGCTCAAGGAAAATTTGGAGTATTGCCGTTTGAAGGGCAACATCGTCTGCCGCGACGTTCCGGCTTATCTCGCAGAGGGCAGCGGCCCGGCCTTCGACATCATTTTGGCCGACCCGCCCTACCTCAAGGGCAAGCATGAGGCCGTCCCAAGCGAGATGATCCGGCTTCTGGCCGGCAAATTGAACCCGGGAGGGTTGCTGGTCTGGGAACATGACAGCCGCAACTCCTGGCCCGCCCAGACCACGCTCAAGCTGTTGAAAACCACGCGCTACGGCGAAACCGCAGTCACTTATTTTGAATTAGAGGGCTAG
- a CDS encoding LysE family transporter, with protein sequence MALNFLFKGVIIGFSIAAPVGPIGVLCIRRTLRDGKRIGLAIGLGAAIADTAYGAVAAFGLTIISNFLVGEKLWLCLLGGLFLCYLGIQTFISKPAGKAPEVRVGGFFSACLSTLFLTLANPLTILFFVAVFAGFGLGTSRDYFSASTLVAGVFLGSILWWLLLSSCVTLFRSRITGRWMRTINQLSGGVIVAIGLYSLSLFFFR encoded by the coding sequence ATGGCGCTCAATTTTCTATTCAAGGGCGTTATCATTGGATTCTCCATCGCCGCGCCGGTTGGGCCGATTGGCGTTCTCTGCATCCGCCGCACTTTGAGAGATGGAAAACGGATCGGATTGGCCATCGGTTTGGGCGCGGCGATTGCTGATACCGCCTATGGCGCAGTTGCAGCTTTTGGTCTTACGATCATATCCAACTTTTTGGTTGGCGAAAAATTGTGGCTTTGCCTTCTTGGCGGCTTATTCCTCTGCTATCTCGGCATTCAAACCTTTATCAGCAAACCTGCCGGGAAGGCTCCGGAAGTTCGTGTCGGCGGATTCTTCTCAGCCTGCCTCAGCACGTTGTTCCTTACGCTTGCAAATCCGCTGACCATTCTGTTTTTTGTTGCCGTGTTTGCCGGGTTTGGTCTTGGGACATCGCGGGACTATTTCAGCGCGAGCACGTTGGTTGCAGGCGTATTTCTCGGTTCAATTCTTTGGTGGCTGTTGCTCAGTAGTTGCGTCACCTTATTTCGATCACGAATTACCGGGCGCTGGATGCGCACCATAAACCAATTGTCGGGCGGTGTTATCGTCGCGATTGGGCTTTATTCGCTGTCGCTGTTTTTCTTCAGATGA
- a CDS encoding deoxyguanosinetriphosphate triphosphohydrolase, which yields MALQARLQWESKERQILAPYAQYSSESRGRHHAEPVHVFRSEYQRDRDRIIHSSAFRRLEYKTQVVLNGTGDHFRTRLTHTIEVAAISRTTARALGLNEDLSEAVSLAHDLGHPPFGHPGEHTLNQLMTEHGGFEHNRQSLRVVEELEMKYPEFNGLNLSWEVREGLCKGFLEAFGDGPQPSLEAQIADAADEIAYCCNDLDDALENCLIAPEDLRDIALWSKIEEDVAQNYSKLEFSRKRRYLIRCLIDMLVEDLCRQSDANIEESGVKTASQARAQNKRLIGFSMPMRSNIQNLRDFLMQHFYYHPSVSQINQRACKVLQALVEFYHKHPHLIGQKAALRIKKDGPARAVCDYVSGMTDGYALKMYAKHIGTDNLLTELLPKS from the coding sequence ATGGCTCTGCAGGCACGTCTCCAGTGGGAATCGAAAGAACGCCAAATCCTGGCCCCTTACGCCCAGTACAGCTCGGAAAGCCGCGGCCGGCACCATGCCGAACCCGTCCATGTTTTCCGGTCCGAATACCAGCGCGACCGCGACCGCATCATCCACAGTTCCGCCTTTCGCCGTTTGGAATATAAAACCCAGGTCGTCCTGAACGGCACCGGCGACCACTTCCGCACCCGGCTGACCCACACAATCGAAGTCGCCGCCATCAGCCGCACCACCGCCCGCGCCCTCGGGTTGAATGAAGATTTGTCGGAGGCGGTTTCCCTGGCCCATGACCTCGGCCATCCGCCCTTCGGCCACCCCGGCGAGCACACCTTGAACCAGCTCATGACCGAGCACGGCGGGTTCGAACACAATCGTCAGAGCCTGCGCGTGGTTGAGGAACTCGAGATGAAATATCCCGAATTCAACGGGCTGAATCTTTCATGGGAAGTCCGGGAAGGCCTGTGCAAGGGATTTCTGGAAGCATTCGGCGACGGCCCCCAGCCGAGCCTCGAAGCCCAGATCGCAGATGCGGCGGATGAAATCGCCTATTGCTGCAACGACCTCGACGACGCGCTGGAAAATTGCCTGATTGCGCCGGAAGACCTGCGGGACATCGCGCTTTGGAGTAAAATCGAAGAGGACGTGGCGCAAAACTATTCCAAGCTCGAATTTTCCCGCAAGCGCCGCTATCTCATCCGCTGCCTGATCGACATGCTGGTCGAGGACCTCTGCCGGCAGTCGGATGCCAATATCGAGGAATCGGGGGTCAAGACCGCTTCACAAGCCCGCGCCCAAAACAAACGCCTGATCGGGTTTTCCATGCCCATGCGTTCCAATATCCAGAATTTGCGCGACTTCCTCATGCAACATTTTTATTATCATCCCTCCGTGAGCCAGATCAACCAGCGCGCGTGCAAAGTTCTCCAAGCGTTGGTTGAGTTCTACCACAAACATCCGCACCTGATCGGCCAGAAGGCGGCCCTGCGCATCAAAAAGGACGGCCCGGCCCGCGCCGTCTGCGATTACGTTTCCGGCATGACCGACGGCTACGCGCTCAAGATGTACGCCAAGCACATTGGGACTGACAACTTGCTGACAGAACTTTTGCCGAAGTCCTGA
- a CDS encoding glycoside hydrolase family 38 C-terminal domain-containing protein, translated as MSTQSKKTKVYLVANNHIDREWTYDSQLTRVLTTQFFEDLITTFKKIPDFQFVLDSQTVPLDDFLELYPEKRGVLKKYVAEKRLWAGPWYTAPDCFYLSGESVVRNLLVGHEVAASFGNVSKFGYTPFGWGQLSQLPQIYAGFGIDSVFFYRGADTIKSNYYKWVGADGTKAYCIKYHRTNFFDKVFRPMTKNREAVPWDRELNYTGDEVPFMFGSDDYKYEHGFVAGGKYHIKQDKIGDAIEKFTEEHRPHFPGNIVLGMNGMDTCFPSLKGLLAIDEVKNEKKGKPRNYDLFYSSLDRFSADLKKAVATARVKLEEHSGEMRRFLPGFGGPNKSELKSTHFYLAATRPRQKSRNAKAENLLARYAEPFAAVSHMLGKSYPQEYLTSAWKHLLKCHPHDTIAGCGVDAIEVDMLNRLDQVIHIARAVLNVSAQHIVTRIDNSQLSDNELALVVFNPSPFMRKEVVSTWLHLPEKLGINDFEIVEKQSGQKAEFEIVERGEMTDRIFRDLTDTSLYIYGELVQIRLNASVDALGYKTYIVRKSASKLSFGSEVRLMDNRMENEHLQVTINDDGTFNILEKESGKSYADLHYFTDTGDNGDSWVRFVPDRNRLHSSRGLTADIHRIESSSLATRYQIDYQMMVPKGLEKKNYIMEGYYDYAESSKELVPLKIRSVLTLSKGSRSLDIQTEIDNRSFDHLVQVVFPTRLKTDKVHAESGFDVVERSIVRNEKKADPSLVNGEDPFIRFVDMSGPDGGLAILSDSVKGYEPLGDEDNSLALNLIRAYTSQLVTIYGRKERRTDSALTQAQGIHKFHYAVYPHAGNWENGCLEQAEKTNYPLVPVQTHRTFGKLPSESGFIKVASTALVLSALKKANREDAVILRLYNPSTKAVESEVEFMQELAGVDAVNLNEEKLKTGGRPDFKGRKLKVNIGPKKIVTYKLKFKSKS; from the coding sequence ATGAGCACTCAATCAAAAAAAACAAAAGTTTATCTTGTCGCCAACAACCATATCGACCGGGAATGGACCTATGACTCGCAGTTGACGCGGGTCCTGACCACGCAGTTCTTTGAGGATTTGATCACCACTTTCAAAAAAATCCCCGATTTCCAGTTTGTCCTCGATTCCCAAACTGTGCCCCTCGACGATTTCCTGGAGTTGTATCCGGAAAAAAGGGGGGTGCTGAAAAAATATGTCGCCGAGAAAAGATTATGGGCGGGCCCCTGGTACACGGCGCCCGATTGCTTTTATTTGAGCGGCGAATCGGTGGTGCGAAACCTGCTGGTGGGCCATGAGGTCGCGGCCTCTTTCGGCAATGTCTCCAAATTCGGCTATACACCGTTCGGATGGGGCCAGCTTTCCCAGCTCCCGCAGATATATGCGGGCTTCGGCATCGACAGCGTGTTCTTTTACCGCGGAGCCGACACGATCAAGAGCAACTATTACAAATGGGTCGGCGCCGATGGAACAAAGGCCTATTGCATCAAATATCATCGGACAAACTTCTTCGACAAGGTGTTCCGCCCGATGACAAAAAACCGGGAAGCGGTTCCGTGGGACCGGGAGTTGAATTATACCGGGGACGAAGTGCCGTTCATGTTCGGCAGCGACGACTACAAATATGAACACGGTTTTGTCGCGGGCGGCAAATACCACATCAAGCAGGACAAGATCGGGGACGCCATCGAGAAGTTCACCGAGGAGCACCGGCCTCATTTCCCAGGCAACATCGTTCTGGGCATGAATGGCATGGACACCTGCTTCCCTTCACTCAAAGGACTTCTGGCAATCGATGAAGTCAAAAATGAAAAGAAGGGCAAGCCCCGGAATTACGACCTGTTTTACAGCAGCCTCGACCGCTTTTCAGCCGACTTGAAAAAAGCGGTGGCAACCGCCCGGGTGAAGTTGGAGGAACATTCCGGGGAAATGCGGCGCTTTTTGCCCGGGTTCGGCGGCCCTAACAAATCGGAGCTCAAGAGCACGCATTTCTACCTGGCCGCAACACGCCCGCGCCAGAAATCCAGGAATGCAAAGGCCGAGAACCTTCTCGCCCGCTACGCGGAGCCGTTTGCCGCCGTCAGCCACATGCTCGGAAAATCCTATCCCCAGGAATACCTGACTTCCGCGTGGAAACATCTCCTGAAATGCCACCCGCACGACACCATCGCCGGCTGCGGCGTCGATGCCATCGAAGTCGATATGCTCAACCGCCTGGACCAGGTGATCCATATTGCCAGGGCGGTTCTGAATGTGTCGGCCCAGCATATCGTGACCCGGATCGACAATTCACAGCTCAGCGACAATGAACTGGCGCTTGTGGTCTTCAATCCCTCGCCTTTCATGCGCAAGGAAGTTGTCAGCACCTGGCTGCACCTGCCGGAAAAACTGGGCATCAACGACTTTGAAATTGTCGAAAAGCAAAGCGGGCAGAAGGCGGAGTTCGAGATTGTGGAACGCGGGGAGATGACCGACCGGATCTTCAGAGACCTCACCGACACCAGCCTTTACATTTATGGCGAACTGGTCCAGATCCGCCTGAACGCCTCGGTGGACGCGCTCGGATACAAGACCTATATTGTTAGGAAATCGGCCTCAAAGCTGTCGTTTGGCTCCGAAGTGCGCTTGATGGACAACCGCATGGAAAATGAGCACCTGCAGGTGACCATCAACGACGACGGCACCTTCAATATCCTTGAAAAGGAAAGCGGCAAATCCTACGCGGACCTGCATTACTTTACCGATACCGGCGACAACGGCGATTCATGGGTCCGCTTTGTTCCCGACCGGAACCGGCTTCATTCAAGCCGCGGCCTCACGGCGGACATTCACAGGATCGAAAGTTCAAGTTTGGCGACCCGCTACCAAATCGACTACCAGATGATGGTTCCGAAGGGGCTCGAAAAGAAAAATTACATCATGGAAGGGTATTATGATTATGCGGAAAGTTCGAAGGAGCTTGTGCCTTTGAAGATCCGCTCGGTTCTGACTTTGTCAAAAGGCTCCAGAAGCCTTGATATCCAAACTGAGATCGACAACCGTTCGTTCGACCATCTGGTGCAGGTTGTTTTCCCGACGAGGTTGAAGACCGATAAAGTACACGCGGAATCGGGCTTTGATGTCGTGGAGCGCAGCATTGTCCGGAACGAAAAGAAGGCGGACCCCAGCCTGGTGAACGGCGAGGACCCCTTCATCCGCTTTGTGGATATGTCCGGACCCGACGGCGGGCTGGCGATTCTGAGCGACAGCGTGAAAGGCTATGAGCCCCTGGGAGACGAGGACAACAGCCTGGCGCTCAACCTGATCCGGGCCTACACCTCGCAGCTCGTCACCATCTATGGTCGCAAGGAACGGCGCACCGATTCCGCGCTCACCCAGGCGCAGGGAATCCACAAATTCCATTATGCCGTGTATCCCCATGCCGGGAACTGGGAAAACGGTTGTCTCGAGCAGGCTGAGAAGACAAACTATCCGCTGGTCCCGGTGCAGACGCATCGCACCTTCGGAAAACTGCCTTCCGAATCAGGCTTCATCAAGGTCGCATCAACGGCGCTTGTGCTCAGCGCGCTCAAAAAAGCCAATCGCGAAGACGCCGTCATTCTGCGACTTTACAATCCCTCGACAAAAGCTGTGGAATCCGAAGTCGAGTTCATGCAGGAGCTTGCGGGCGTCGATGCGGTCAATTTGAACGAGGAAAAGCTCAAGACCGGAGGCCGACCCGACTTTAAAGGCCGCAAACTCAAAGTAAACATCGGGCCGAAAAAAATCGTCACCTACAAACTCAAATTCAAATCAAAGTCTTAA